The proteins below come from a single Streptomyces spongiicola genomic window:
- a CDS encoding single-stranded DNA-binding protein yields MTDVMVTLTGNVATAVEYRDSATGGRARFRFAVPSRRWDRQRDGWTDGPTSFYTVWAWRALGANLAASVSVGEPLVVHGRLRVREEEWEGKLRTSVDIDAVAAGHDLARGTSAFRRVTRSEARLASRQAVATAPAPPPPAPAAESPHAAVPASPMSPASPASPASPASPASPAGPGPLTLPAGVGGFSAPPIPVSSAAFVETAEAGPSGSDRPGSAGRPERLHAASGRARGRARSTGTARRESVPAGRADTSGAGSGARTAEPAGAPRPP; encoded by the coding sequence ATGACCGACGTGATGGTGACGCTGACGGGGAATGTCGCGACGGCGGTGGAATACCGGGATTCGGCGACCGGGGGCAGGGCGCGCTTCCGGTTCGCCGTCCCCTCGCGGAGGTGGGACCGGCAGCGGGACGGCTGGACCGACGGGCCCACGAGCTTCTACACGGTATGGGCCTGGCGGGCGCTTGGCGCGAACCTCGCGGCATCGGTCTCGGTGGGTGAACCCCTCGTCGTGCACGGCCGTCTGAGGGTGCGCGAGGAGGAATGGGAGGGCAAGCTCAGGACGTCGGTCGACATCGATGCGGTGGCGGCCGGGCACGACCTGGCGCGCGGGACGTCGGCATTCCGCCGGGTCACGAGGTCGGAGGCACGGTTGGCGTCGCGGCAGGCCGTCGCCACGGCCCCGGCGCCCCCGCCGCCTGCCCCTGCCGCGGAGTCCCCGCACGCAGCGGTTCCGGCGTCTCCGATGTCCCCGGCGTCCCCGGCGTCCCCGGCGTCCCCGGCGTCCCCCGCGTCTCCGGCCGGACCCGGGCCGTTGACGCTTCCCGCCGGTGTCGGGGGTTTCTCAGCCCCGCCGATCCCTGTGTCTTCCGCGGCCTTCGTCGAAACCGCCGAAGCGGGTCCGTCCGGGTCTGATCGGCCGGGCTCGGCCGGGCGACCGGAGCGATTGCATGCCGCTTCCGGACGGGCGCGTGGGCGCGCGCGGAGTACCGGTACCGCCCGTCGGGAGTCCGTTCCCGCCGGGCGGGCGGATACTTCCGGCGCCGGGTCCGGCGCCCGTACCGCGGAGCCTGCCGGCGCTCCCCGTCCGCCCTGA
- a CDS encoding Cys-Gln thioester bond-forming surface protein has product MTALSVRGRGVARLAVTALVSGLLAAGAIASAGPVAAEDIPQHQGGATATLDGLTTFDRAVLHDGGRRHELPAGLFEMTVDGGGRLKTYCVDIHNPTQAQARYLETPWEQTSLGHNGDAGKIRWILEHSYPQVDDLVALAERAGTGLLSERTAAAGTQVAIWRYSDEAEVEALDPAAEQLADWLEENAEHVEEPRASLSLEPNAVSGKAGGRLGPITVRTDADRVTVAPPADSAASGVIVTDQAGSPLTTAVDGSMLYFDVPDGATGGSAALSLQATTNVPVGRAFSGVTKSQTQILAGSSRSTVSATATATWADRGPIPAITAKKNCAAGGIDITATNRGDEQFTFRLQGLKHAIAPGESRTVTVPVPEDQAYDFAITGPGGFSKSFKGVLDCKTTGSAGPLPDQPAPQPSAFSAGGTGIDDNLAATGASGATPVIVGTAIALVVVGGAVVLFVHRRKAPSEED; this is encoded by the coding sequence TTGACTGCGCTCTCTGTACGTGGGCGGGGCGTCGCCCGGCTCGCCGTGACGGCCCTGGTGTCCGGTCTGCTCGCGGCGGGTGCCATAGCCTCCGCGGGTCCGGTGGCCGCCGAGGACATCCCCCAGCACCAGGGCGGTGCGACCGCGACACTGGACGGCCTGACCACCTTCGACCGGGCCGTCCTGCACGACGGCGGACGGCGGCACGAACTGCCCGCCGGTCTGTTCGAGATGACCGTCGACGGCGGAGGCAGACTCAAGACCTACTGCGTCGACATACACAACCCAACTCAGGCGCAGGCCAGATACCTGGAGACACCCTGGGAGCAGACCTCGCTCGGCCACAACGGCGATGCCGGGAAGATCCGGTGGATCCTGGAGCATTCGTATCCACAGGTCGACGACCTGGTGGCGTTGGCCGAGCGGGCCGGTACCGGGCTGCTGAGCGAGCGGACCGCGGCGGCCGGCACCCAGGTCGCGATCTGGCGGTACTCGGACGAGGCCGAGGTCGAGGCGCTCGACCCGGCGGCAGAGCAACTGGCCGACTGGCTTGAGGAGAACGCCGAGCACGTCGAGGAGCCCCGCGCCTCGCTGAGCCTCGAACCGAACGCGGTCTCGGGGAAGGCCGGCGGGCGGCTCGGGCCGATCACGGTCCGTACCGACGCGGACCGCGTGACCGTGGCACCGCCCGCGGACTCCGCGGCCAGCGGGGTCATCGTGACCGACCAGGCGGGAAGTCCCCTCACCACCGCGGTCGACGGCAGCATGCTGTACTTCGACGTGCCGGACGGGGCCACCGGCGGCAGCGCCGCCCTGAGCCTGCAGGCCACCACCAATGTGCCGGTGGGACGGGCGTTCTCCGGGGTGACCAAGAGCCAGACGCAGATCCTGGCAGGCTCCAGCCGTTCCACCGTCTCCGCGACGGCCACCGCCACCTGGGCCGACAGGGGCCCCATACCCGCTATCACAGCGAAGAAGAACTGCGCGGCCGGCGGCATCGACATCACCGCCACCAACAGGGGCGACGAGCAGTTCACCTTCAGACTGCAGGGGCTCAAGCACGCGATAGCCCCCGGTGAGTCCCGCACCGTGACCGTCCCCGTCCCCGAGGACCAGGCCTACGACTTCGCGATCACCGGGCCGGGTGGTTTCTCGAAGAGCTTCAAGGGCGTGCTGGACTGCAAGACCACCGGCAGCGCCGGTCCGCTCCCGGACCAGCCGGCGCCCCAGCCCAGCGCCTTCTCGGCCGGCGGCACGGGCATCGACGACAACCTCGCCGCGACCGGCGCCTCCGGTGCCACCCCCGTCATCGTGGGCACGGCCATCGCACTCGTGGTCGTCGGCGGCGCCGTGGTGCTGTTCGTGCACCGGAGGAAGGCACCCTCGGAGGAGGACTGA
- the ettA gene encoding energy-dependent translational throttle protein EttA, with protein sequence MAEYIYTMRKTRKAHGDKVILDDVTLSFLPGAKIGVVGPNGAGKSTVLKIMAGLEQPSNGDAFLSPGYSVGILLQEPPLDESKTVLENVQDGVAEVKGKLDRFNEIAELMATDYSDALMEEMGKLQEDLDHAGAWDLDAQLEQAMDALGCPPGDWPVNNLSGGEKRRVALCKLLLEAPDLLLLDEPTNHLDAESVQWLEQHLAKYAGTVVAITHDRYFLDNVAQWILELDRGRAHPYEGNYSTYLENKAARLKVEGQKDAKRQKRLKEELEWVRSNAKGRQAKSKARLARYEEMAAEAEKTRKLDFEEIQIPPGPRLGSVVVEVENLSKAFGEKVLIDDLSFTLPRNGIVGVIGPNGAGKTTLFKMLQGLEKPDAGQIKVGDTVKISYVDQSRENIDPKKTLWAVVSDELDYINVGQVEMPSRAYVSAFGFKGPDQQKPAGVLSGGERNRLNLALTLKQGGNLLLLDEPTNDLDVETLSSLENALLDFPGCAVVVSHDRWFLDRVATHILAYEGDSKWFWFEGNFESYEKNKIERLGPDAARPHRATYKKLTRG encoded by the coding sequence TTGGCTGAGTACATCTACACCATGCGCAAGACGCGCAAGGCGCACGGCGACAAGGTGATCCTTGACGACGTCACGCTGAGCTTCCTGCCCGGTGCGAAGATCGGTGTGGTAGGCCCGAACGGCGCCGGCAAGTCGACCGTGCTGAAGATCATGGCCGGTCTTGAGCAGCCCTCCAACGGTGACGCCTTCCTCTCGCCCGGTTACAGCGTCGGCATCCTGCTCCAGGAGCCCCCGCTCGACGAGAGCAAGACGGTTCTGGAGAACGTCCAGGACGGCGTCGCCGAGGTCAAGGGCAAGCTCGACCGGTTCAACGAGATCGCCGAGCTGATGGCCACCGACTACTCCGACGCGCTGATGGAGGAGATGGGCAAGCTCCAGGAGGACCTGGACCACGCAGGCGCCTGGGACCTCGACGCGCAGCTGGAGCAGGCCATGGACGCGCTGGGCTGCCCGCCCGGCGACTGGCCGGTCAACAACCTCTCCGGTGGTGAGAAGCGCCGCGTCGCGCTCTGCAAGCTGCTGCTGGAGGCCCCCGACCTGCTGCTGCTCGACGAGCCCACCAACCACCTGGACGCCGAGTCCGTCCAGTGGCTGGAGCAGCACCTCGCGAAGTACGCCGGCACCGTCGTCGCCATCACCCACGACCGGTACTTCCTGGACAACGTCGCCCAGTGGATCCTCGAGCTGGACCGCGGCCGGGCCCACCCCTACGAGGGCAACTACTCCACGTACCTGGAGAACAAGGCCGCGCGTCTGAAGGTCGAGGGCCAGAAGGACGCCAAGCGCCAGAAGCGCCTCAAGGAAGAGCTGGAGTGGGTCCGCTCCAACGCCAAGGGCCGCCAGGCCAAGTCCAAGGCGCGGCTCGCCCGTTACGAGGAGATGGCCGCCGAGGCGGAGAAGACCCGGAAGCTCGACTTCGAGGAGATCCAGATCCCGCCGGGCCCGCGCCTGGGCAGCGTGGTCGTCGAGGTCGAGAACCTCAGCAAGGCCTTCGGCGAGAAGGTCCTCATCGACGACCTGAGCTTCACCCTGCCGCGCAACGGCATCGTCGGCGTCATCGGCCCGAACGGCGCCGGCAAGACCACGCTGTTCAAGATGCTCCAGGGCCTGGAGAAGCCCGACGCGGGACAGATCAAGGTCGGCGACACCGTCAAGATCAGCTACGTCGACCAGAGCCGCGAGAACATCGACCCCAAGAAGACGCTGTGGGCCGTCGTCTCGGACGAGCTGGACTACATCAACGTCGGCCAGGTCGAGATGCCCTCCCGGGCGTATGTGTCGGCGTTCGGTTTCAAGGGGCCGGACCAGCAGAAGCCCGCCGGTGTGCTCTCCGGCGGTGAGCGCAACCGCCTCAACCTCGCGCTCACCCTGAAGCAGGGCGGCAACCTGCTGCTCCTCGACGAGCCGACCAACGACCTGGACGTGGAGACGCTCTCCTCGCTGGAGAACGCACTGCTGGACTTCCCGGGCTGCGCCGTGGTCGTCTCGCACGACCGCTGGTTCCTCGACCGGGTCGCCACGCACATCCTGGCCTACGAGGGCGACTCGAAGTGGTTCTGGTTCGAGGGCAACTTCGAGTCGTACGAGAAGAACAAGATCGAGCGGCTCGGTCCGGACGCGGCCCGTCCGCACCGTGCCACCTACAAGAAGCTCACCCGGGGCTGA